ACAACCCAGTAGGAGTGGAGTACTGCAGTGGATACGGGCCGGGGGGTAGTGCTATAATGCGGTGGATATGGGCCGGGAGAGGTGCTATGCTGCGGTGGGTACGACCCAAACATATCAAATACTTAATGGTATTCGCCCCCCGATGATCCCGGGAAATTGTCATTGCCCGCCAAATCCGGATGATAAGAAGTATCAGCCGAATGTGAATGCGATGACGAGCCCGGGAAATAGTCATTGCCTGCCAAATCCGGATGATAAGAAGTATCAGTCAAATGTGAATGCGATCGCTCGGACTCGGCCTCCGGCTGTACCTCAGGCTCCGGCTCTAGGTCATGCTCGGCATCTGGCTGTGGATCGGGCTCTATATCGGCCATTAGCTCGTATGCCCCAGATCGCTGCACGTGCGAGGGGACTATAGTCGACTGCCTACCAAGTAAATATGGCTTCCCCATACTAAAGTACCATTGTATGTACTCTAACGATGGGCGCAAATCGGAAGACATATCCATCTGAGGTATTCGAGCCATCCGACTCTCCCACACCGCAATATATCTCCGGTGCGTAACCCTCCAATGCTGTCCATGTCTCCCTCTCTTGTTCTTACCGTGAACCTCCTCCCCCACCTGCATTGGCCGATCCGGGATGTACTGGATGCAACCAAACTGTCGTAGTACTCAATCCCCGTGGTACCACTCGACTATATTGAAACTAATAATTGGTGCGTTAGTGCACCACAAATGAGAATCAACGTAGGCAGACGAGGGTAGAATAGCTGCAATTTATGGTCTACGGTATGGCATCCATATAAACTGCATGATTAATACCATGATTAAAATTTAACACGGTTGGAGTAAGATATACAAAGTAATTACATGTCACGAATATTTGAATAGCTTACCCCTTCCCCGGCATGTTGTTCAATCACAGACGATATATCAGGACAATGTACGACCTTCTGATACCCGGATAAATACTTCATCTACGAAAACAACTTTCAAGTAAATATAGTATCATTAGAATAGTATCATTATAAAGAAATTGTCAATTactaacaagttaaattttatcacctgTTAACTAGCGGATATACGTATGGTTGGTGACTAAccgatgccaagaatggcatccgaTAAAGAGCCCATGATTGCAACAATATAAGGCATCCGCCCATGTCTACAGCATTAGGCTTTGTCGTCCGACAAAGCTCATGATACAACATAGCTAGAACTACGGAACCCCAACTATAGGAGCGAACACTACGCAGATTAGCTAACAGAGGTAAATACTGGATATGAACCTTGTTGTTGTTCGAATTGGGCATCAATACACCCCTTATGAAATGCACAATGTATGTTCGAGCTGCGCACACCAACTCTTCTTCGGTGGTATTATCTGATAAATGCTGAAAATGGGCTTTTAGCCATGTAAATTTCAACTCCGAAAAAGTAGACTCAACATCGCCGGGCGAGGCTCCTTATAGGCTATAACAAAGTGCAGTCGGCTCAGCTATCGCACTTACGCCCGTGAAGGCATCCCCGTCGATTGGGAGCCCAAGCTGTAATGCAACATCCTCTAGAGTGACTGTGCACTCCCCACACGGTAAATGAAAAGTGTGGGTCTCCGATCGCCAACGCTCGACCAATGCGGATATTAAATAGTACCGCAAATCAAACGTCCGGGTCAATGCTGCTGACCCGAATCCAGCTAACTCTAAGTAGGGCATCAGTCGTGCATCCGGGGAATATCCTACACCATTTACCCGGCCCCTTAATATGCGGTACGAGTCCTGACAGTgttaaattacaaaaaatagttataataacataatttattttcttaaattacgTAGATCTTTTTTTAATGGAACCCTTGcttaacaaataacaatatattaccGTATTATTAACTGTGTCACATATGTGAGAAAGTTTCGTATTGATCAATGAAGCCATTGCGATGCCTgcaattcaaaataaatttcggttattaattttagtgtttgatAGATTTCAAATATTTATTAGAACAACTTATAAAAAAAATAGCAAACAATTTTTTCGACAACATATTTTTTTGCTATactacattaaaaattaaatatatcaaacttaaatacaaatattattattattttaaaatgataataagtaaaatattttcgtatattatttttatattattttagcaaaaatgtttcaaatgtattatgtaagtgttttttatattaatttaataaataaccccGATTTTGGCACTTTTttcgtatttttttattttcagtatcttattttttaaaatatattatttttgtattttatttctttatattattttagtaaataatgTTTCAATTGTATTATTTaagtgttttttatattttttaataaataacctgattttagcactttattcgtattttttcatatcttatttttaaaatatattattttcgtattttatttctttatattattttagtacataatatttcaaatgtattatttaagtattttttatattttttaataaataaccctgattttagcactttattagtattttttcatatattatttttaaaatatattatttttgtattttattttttatattattttagcaaaaatgtttcaaatgtattatgtaagtgttttttatattaatttaataaataaccctgattttgACACTTTCTTCGTATTTTATTTTCgtatcttatttttaaaatatattattttcgtattttatttcttcatattattttagtacataatgtttcaaatgtattatttaagtatttttatactttttcaataaataaccctgattttagcactttattcTTACTTTTTcagtatattattttttaaaatatattattttcgtattttatgtttttatattattttagcaaaaatgtttcaaatgtacTACTTAAGTGTTTCTTTATATTAATGtaataaataaccctgattttgACACTTTCttcgtaattttttattttcgtatcttattttttaaaatatattattttcgtattttatttctttatattattttagtacttaatgtttcaaatgtattatttaaatgtttttatattttttaataagtaACCCTAATTTTAGCACTTTATTCATATTTTTcagtatattatttattaaaatatattattttcgtattttgTTTTAGCATAAAatctttcaaatgtattatttaagtttttttatattaatttaataaataacccgACTTTGGCACCTTGTTCGTATTTTTTAATtttcggattttatttttaaaatatactattttcatattttatttttatattattttaacaaaaaatcgTCAGCACCACTTTCCCCAAAaagttttttcatattttatttcttctcgtattttattttgtcattaatatatttttaatattttatttttatactatttttgtaaaAAGTTTAAAACCCCATCACATAAAAAAATAATCAGAATATAATAagtcaaataaatttaaaaatcttttaaacaacctaaaacacacttaacaaataaattacataaaataataacaataaaacatTATTTACACATAAATGCTTATTACttcaatgaaaatataaaataaatacgaACATACCTTAATATCTATTCTTAACCAAATAACACCTtgcaaagaaataaaaataaaaattatatttgatttAAATCTAAATCAATCTGTTGTAATTACTAAAACAAATAACTTAAACTAACATTAATtactcaaatttataaaaaatttatcttttttttttccttctttttccttccctcctcttcttcttcttctccttcactttttctttttcttttttcttctctcaCTGCCGGCCTCCTTCTCCTCctccccttctttttctttcttcttcttctcttctttccttctccttcttttctttttctccttctttgtTCTCGAAAATGAAGTTTGGGGACCATATATTATGGTTCcccaaacaaaaaaacaaaacccCTCTGCATGAGGGGTCAAATCAGCTGAAAAGCACCTGGCACCGGTGCCGCCTCTGCCAGAGGCAACACTGGTGCCACCTCTAGCACCAACAtgacccattttttttttttgttttcagtgttttttttctttttcaattttttttacggTTGAGGCCGTCACGTCAGGGTGGTGCCGCCTGTCAGAGTGGCGTGACCACCCTGACcataccattttcataattaattttttaggtgtattatttttgaatttttttatttttttatattttttttagtaaaaaaccttgtcttttatccttaaaaaaaagaaaagaaaagaaaaacgacAGGTAAAAATTGAGATTAAGTGGGGATTCTTTTTAACTACTGGTGTAGATGGCATTCCGGGAAACCATGTCTAAAATAGTTATTTGAATTTAATCCAATTGAATTTGTCAATTTATTTTTAGAACTtgaatttttttactatttatattaaatttaagtaattttattcgaatctaattaattaaattatcggTGGAATATTTGAATGTGTTAAACATTCCCGACTtaataatttcaaataatattttaagTGAAAATTTataatgtaaattatgaatttgaaaATCCAAATCTATTAtatgcaaaaataaaataaatttgtatgaaaaatttgagtccataaaaataaaattattagaggATTACTATTTATAGATACtacaaatagtaattaaaatattgttaaaatctaatataaaaaaattgaagatTCATAAATATTCTAATTTGACAAATAAGCATTGGATGCAATGATAAAACATACTGTATTTTTAAAAAGGAGGTATAAGTTCAAACCTTAGAGATAACATTGTTGAGAGAGATAGTCACGAATCTCGAACATAAACTGTAAATTAAGAGGGACAACTACGACCTCAAACCCGTGACTATGGCCTATGAGAAGCTTCTCTTGCTGCACTTTTCccatctttcctttttttttttttgaagatttttCTCCTCTATCTTAAAATGTCtttgtattattattttcaatttatttttcaagTATGTATTTTCAACCCCGAAgctattttttgttaattttgtctaATTGCTTAATGTAAAAAGATGTAATAGTGTAATATATATTGGTACTTCTTACATAATTGGATAGTTTTTTTTTCCTTcatactttaaaaataaaagaagaagagaaagtgTAATATTTGTCGActacaaaaaatattttacatcattagatatttcaaaaaTCACATTAAAATACTTATAGAATTAACGAAAAGAATCAATAAAATACATAATTCGAAAAGTAAAAAACTAAGATTTAATTATAACAGAAGAATTAAATTAGTCAAAAATGTATAGTACAGGGATCTACATTAAATTTTAccaaataaaatcataaaattgaCTTTAACAATTCCGGAACACGTCGAGATTTGAAACATTGCCAATAATATGACGCCATGTCATCAAAAGATGCAATAATGACCGGATCAAAATTTAAATGACTAAAAAGCCACTAAGCAACATTCTCTATCCGCCGAGTTCATCCGGCAACAACAGAAATCATCGAGGCTAATTTCGTAACTTAAATCTCCACGTATTTCATCTTAGATCGCCTGCTTCGATAAAGAACAAACGCATAGAAAACAaaatttcttctattttttttttaatttactttCCCCTCATGAGTGATTAAAGTGTAGAGAATTCGGATTAAATCTCGAAATCgaagaattaaatttcaaattcgaGATCTCGTCCATGGCTGCCCCTTTTTTTTCCACTCCTTTTCAACCCTACGTGTATCAGGTAACGTTCTTAAGCAATGTTTCTTTTTGCTCTCAGCCTTTTAGTGATTTTTTGCTTGTTTCATGAGAAAACTAAGGTAAAAAGATTGACAAGCTGGCGTGAAATTTTAATGGAATTTAGGCTTTACTTTTGCAGTTTATATGTTAGGATTTACTCGCATTGTTGAAGCtttgtaaattttggggtttcTTTAATTAGAGCTGACTTTAATTCAATTTCTCTTGAAATTGATCCGTTTATAACCGAGTTATATACAAATTTGTGTAGACTGCAGTAACCAAAGTGTTAGCTAGCTTGTTTGCCTAATTGGGGAAACAGTTTCCGAATGAAACTAGAATTTTAATGTTGTGTAGTTTGGATGTCTGAGCATGTATATTTATATCCGCAATAATCTCTTGTTGATACAAAATCATGTAGAGTCCGCAAGATGCTGTGACCCCATTTCAAATATTGGGGGGTGAAGCTCAAATAGTTCAGGTACTTCCAAGGTTTTATCAAgaaattttcttctaattttagCCTATGATCTCGTACCTACATTgtaaaactctttttttttttttcttttaatcttgGTAATGGTTCTTTCATTTACCAGATAATGTTGAAGCCACAAGAAAAGGTTATTGCAAAACCTGGTAtgttatttttcttttgttgTATCCCTTGGTTGGGTTAATGCTGCTATAGTCTTGTGTTTTAATATAGGTATGTGGTCTTCATGCTTTCATGATGCTGGCCGTTGTCGTAGTTTAAGTATTTTGGGATTATACACTAATGTCTCATGGTAAATTCATGAATGATGAGGCTTTCTAGATATTGTGTTAAGTAAATTCCTGGTTGCTAGGCTAGGAGTTTAGCTCTATATTCTACAATTTGAAATGCTACAGTTTCTATTGCCAAGAACATATTGTAGTACAAGTAGTGGCTAGAAGTGTCAAAGTTGAATATAATGGATAAGTTACTTTACTATCAATTGAGCTATCCAGTTGTATCCTATTGGTTTTGCCTATAATTACGATCACATTAGATCCTCTGCTGAAGATCAGTAAGGAGTACTGCTTGATCAATAAGATGATTGGCTTGCTGCATTTGTTAGTTATTGTTTGTTATCATGTAAACTTCAATTCATGCAAAGTTGATGTGGACTATAACAAAATGCAGGTTCCATGTGCTTCATGTCTGGGTCCATTGAGATGGAAAATACTTATGTCCCTGAAAATGAGGTAGGCATGTGGCAGTGGCTCTTTGGCAAGAGCATAACTAGTATTGCTCTTCGCAATAATGGTCCAAATGATGGATTTCTTGGCATTGCTGCACCTTCTCTTGCAAGGGTTCTTCCGGTTTGTATTTCAAACTCAATAATTATCTACTTATTTATAGTGCATGTCATGTCTGAGTACTTCATGATCCCAAAATGGTTGTTTTGTTAATGCTAACTGTGAGCTACATGTTGCTACTGGTTCATGTTTATCTTGACAGATTGATTTAGCAATGTTTGGTGGGGTGCTTTTATGTCAGGTAGCTGACTTGTTCAAGGGAATTCATTTTTGTTGCAAAATTAGCTTGTTTTTTATTGCACTAGTTGGTGTCTTAATGCCATATTGTAAATTTGTTTTGTAGCCAGATGCATTTCTTTGCTCTATCAATGATGTGAAGGTCAATAATACAGTTGATCAGCGGCCACGGAATGTTGTAACTGGTGTAGAGGTGACATAATGATAAATTAATTTTCTTCTCATTTTTCCTTCATCTCTTGGATGCTTATGCAAGCTGTACTTGAAGATCGAGTTATTATCCTGTCCACCACcagtggaataaaaaaaaattccagaagCAGAGTTAGGACATTGACATGtgtcctttttattatttttaaaaacttttaaatttattttaggggCACATGCTAATGTCCTGAACCTGCTTGTGGAATATTTGTATTCCACTGGCAGTGGACGGAATAATTACCCCTCAAATATCTTTTTCAGATATATTTCAGATTTGGTTCCTTTGGTTTAGTTCACAGTTTTTTTAAGCTGTTTTTATCCGTGTATTTGATGGATGTGCTATTGGCATAACAGGGGTTTCTGAGACAGAAGTTAACTGGCCAGGGGCTTGCATTTATCCTTGCTGGTGGATCTGGTATGTAGCTTTTCTTTCGTACGTCCTTTAGTCGTCTTTTGAGTTTCTTGAGTTCAAAAGATAGCACATTAGAGGTCATGAAAGAGCATGTTCTATT
This window of the Gossypium arboreum isolate Shixiya-1 chromosome 12, ASM2569848v2, whole genome shotgun sequence genome carries:
- the LOC108476988 gene encoding uncharacterized protein LOC108476988; amino-acid sequence: MAAPFFSTPFQPYVYQSPQDAVTPFQILGGEAQIVQIMLKPQEKVIAKPGSMCFMSGSIEMENTYVPENEVGMWQWLFGKSITSIALRNNGPNDGFLGIAAPSLARVLPIDLAMFGGVLLCQPDAFLCSINDVKVNNTVDQRPRNVVTGVEGFLRQKLTGQGLAFILAGGSVVQKNLEVGEVLAVDISCIAALTSSIDVQIKYNGPIRRAVFGGDNLVTAILTGPGIVFIQSLPFHRFSQRIARAVTSPNMRENPKFFVQIAIFFFLAYVVIVSSLILTDV